The sequence tacaaattttgaaaagaaaaacaaaaaagaaattggCCAAAAACTTGTTAGCTGATTTTCATTTCAAACGCCACCTACATGTATCCAACCTTACTGACACCATATAACATTATCAacgatttttattttattcaagtaTAGCCTTATTTGATATCCACAAGTTATCTGCctagaaaaactattttttttttttcttagaaaaataaaagCATAGGACTTAGGAGAGTACAAGAATGGAAATTTAGGACTTGCCGTGAGAGGCGTAGTTAGTAATTTTAGTCGTAAATTATTAATACTAGACGCTATATGTATCAACCAACTAAGAAATGAAAACCATagcttaaaatttaaattattaaatttgatgtaaatatatatatCGAAACACTTTATAAAAATAAGATGATTGTTTGATCGATTGGAAGGGGAAAAAAATATTGGACCTTCATCCTTAAGGATTAAACCGCATGAGCATGCTGTGTCAGCGTAATCTCAATCttgattaaataaagaaaatactttaGGCAAAAGCTAATCCAGATTTGATATTAAACTAAACATTAGAAAAGacctatctttttctttttaaaactttatctcTTTTAATTCACCCCCTTTATAGCCTTATCTTTATACTCCCCACCTTTTTGAAAAATGTAAGTAACCTACCTGGTGATGGGTCCCACTTTATGGAaaaactttcaaacaataagatGACGTGGACAAAAAGTTCAGCATCAACTTTTTCTACCCCCTCCCCCCTAAACCTACTCTATATCatagaataaagaataaaaagagaaaaaaaaagaagcttgTTTGTTGCTCATGGCGGctccctttttccttttattcttttactgGAAATTTACAACGAACTTTATTCCTTTTTGCACTTTTTGCTCCCCTAATTATGTCTATCACACGTATACTTAGAAAAACAATGATTTtaaccttttccttttttttttttttaaagtcaaaaGTAAGTTGTATTTGTTATCCCCTATTCAAATTTATTAACATATTTTGACTTGgggtaaaattttttttaaaaaagaagatatttaaattatgatattttaaattaaagatatatcaaACTTAGTAAAGAAATTTTTAATCTTATACTCTTAAAAGAGttgttaataaaaaaaaaatcaatccttTTTAAACGAATTAAAAATGAAAGTAAGTCAAATAAATTGAAGCGAAAGATGGTTTTACTTGTTGTGTTTTAGTTTAATTACATACGAATTTAAAAGTATTAATATTCtgatatattataattttaaataaaaatgtatataacatatcaaaatatatattttatgttatgaattgtAAATATGTCATATCATTTCCATAAGAGAGTGTCCTTAAGAATAACATACAAATATTTGGATAAAAGTTTATTAAATATACAAAAGCtaacattcttttttaaaacaatattttattttttttaaagaaaaactacACATTCAACAAAAAGGTAGCAGCTTTTCATACAGTGACCTTTTTTGAGATAAAGAGTGCCATAAAGtcattgagaaaaaaaaaatcatacacaAAACTTGGGAAATCATAATAAACTTGACCTCAAAAAATTCCCATTTCATTTCCATACTTTTCCTTTGAATCAATCTTATGATATGATGACTCTTTTTTTGGTCCTTTTTtttaaccattttttttttttttaacatttatcttggcatatactataggtttagattTTCTAACAATATAGTACTAGTATATTTTTAACTTTATCCAACACATGCAGTAAATTTATAACCAGAGGAGTAACTAAAGGTTCTCCTGATCATCACCCATATACTTTTTCTTTCTTGACttactttctttttctattagcAAAGAAAAAGACACCCTTTATCTCTCTCACTCTAATTCTCTCatgttctttttcttctataCTTTTATATTCTTCAAGTAGATCTCTTTCTCCAATCCATCCTCTATGAACTTTTCTCCTCCCCTATCTAGCCCCCCCTCCTCCCTCCTTCAATTgcacttttttttccttttaaagtacacatacatatacacatcTTTACCTAGCTATATATACAAATCAACTCCTTTAATTAGCCCTTGCAAGTTTTTCTCTACATCCAACATATACATTGATCACTTGCCTCTATAGCTCACCCCAAACAAGGCATCAAGAAAATATGGCTGAAGTTCAAGAAAGTCGCATCTCACAAGGCATCAAGTTGTTTGGTGCAACAATACAAGTCCAAGAAATTAAGCAAGCCAAAGTTCATCAACCAACAAACAAAGTTGATCAAGatcatgataataataataataatgatcaaGAAAAAAGGCCAGACAAGATCATCCCTTGCCCTAGATGCAAAAGCATGGAAACCAAGTTTTGTTACTTCAACAACTACAATGTTAACCAACCAAGACACTTCTGCAAAGGCTGTCAGAGATACTGGACGGCCGGTGGGGCCCTACGGAACGTGCCCGTAGGAGCCGGCCGTCGCAAGGCCAAGCCACCATGCGGTCCCGGCCCGCACGGCGACATGAACGGGCTTTCAGATGGTTACTTTTTTGATGTTACTAATCATcatggcaataataataatattcatcaACTTGAGTTTGACGGTGTGGTGGCTGAGGAAGATCAATGGCATCTTTTTCAGGCAGCAAAGAGGAGGAGGAGCACCTCCCATACCCAATCTTGTTGATTCCCGTATTTGTCTTCTAGTGCTTATGTAAAATTATTCTATGTACGTGGAATtagtaaatgaaaaaaaaaaaaaaaaattggaatgaGAAAAaatgtttaaaccaaaaaaaaaaaaaaaaaaaaaaaaaaaaaaattgaaagaaaaaaaatgtttaaaccaaaaaaaaaaaaaaaaaaaaaaaacatttgcaGGCTGACTTTGCTTCCTTGATTGTATATACAAGCTGtctttaattaattaaacaaAGTTGTCTTAATTAACTTAagtattactccctccgtctacttttacttattcattatactaaaaataaatatgtttaattagttttacttatctAGTTCAGAACATCAACAACAGATAATTTATCGCTTAATCATAATTATCCTTATTATTAACTATAGTTACTTCGCAATGTTTTTCTCAAAacattgatttattattttcaaaaaatgatacagtaaaattatcGTTTCATTCATCGTTGTTTAAGAGTTGCACCAAGTCAATATTAGACAAATAAAATAGACGAAAGAGATACTACTAATTATATGGCTGTTAGCATTGAAAGTTCCATTGATGTATATATAATGAATCATGTTGATCACGAGTTGAGGGACAAGGTAGCATGCCACAACCCATCATAAAAGCTCTGTAGTCCGACACACTTGTTATTATCATATTGGCCTAATAATTGCATGTCCCTTAATTTTGGGTGactttaatttattataaatctcttcatttcattttatataattgtatttgattggaaaaaaaaatattattaagataTTAATTAGTTGACTTATCAGCAATAATCAGAAAATAAGGTCATGGTTGAAAAAATATAGTTGGATAAAATACATTGATCACATAAAAGTTTACAATTTGGCTATtttaaagaaatgaaaaatgtCAAATATTTTGTAACGTGCTAAAATGAAATGAATGCTATGTAAATAATGGTGGAATTGAgtattttatacatattctaaTATATTGAAGAGGCTTGGAAGTACGAGGCGGTCGTCATACCTGCTTctttcgtgattttactatatcattcttaataaattattatatgttatttaggtattacaaaattaataatatctaataaaaatataaaatatatatttatgacatgtctgcttcagctgcttcaaccgtaattttactatttcatccctaattaattactataggtcatttaagtattaatccatgattttactatatcacccctaattaattattatatgtcatttaagtattaaaaattaataatatttaacaaaaaataaaatacacatttatgacatgtctgcttcagttgcttcaaccgtaattttattatttcatccctaatcaattactataagtcatttaagtattaaaaaaattaataatatttaataaaaaagataaaataaataaataaatgataaacaaattattgaagttttaaattaacttgacatcttatataagacctgtctaaatttttttcacaactattttttatattaatttggttataccacttctaataagttatttcctaattgattattatatgtcatttacgtattaaaaaaataataatatttgataaaaaaaaagtaaaatagacatttatgacatgtttgcttcagttgtttcaaccgtaattttactattttatccctaattaattattatgagtcatctaaatattaaaataatatttaataaaaaataaaataaacaaaaaaaaagataaattaattattgatgttttaaattaacttgacatcttatatgaggcctgcttaaatttttttcacaactattttttatagtaattttattgtatcacttctaataagttattatgagtcatttaagacatttctACTTTGGGACTttaatcgtgatatttgattgactctcgaaattatatcagtgtcacataaattgaaatagaagaaaaagtaatataaatttcagtaattaaaaacttcaattattctaaaaatataatagactatcaatgctacaaaactttggacaaggagagttataaattataatggctaacaacttaaaatagtaaattacaatgtaaaaaaactattataaattacaatagctaacaacttaaaatatctaaaaaatatttaaaatataattaattatcaccTCATGGACGTCCTACCAGCTTAGTGGTAAGGGGTATTTAAGTACTTTCACTAACTACTGTATTCTTAACTATTAGATGACATTTGTACAAGTTTACACGTGTCTTAACATTTTTCGACTATACTGCTTGAGATAAGAACGCACATGAAGCGGTGCTTGTCATTGTTACCAACAAGTTTTGACATCTATGTCCACTTTGCCCATCGTCTCTTTCTCTGTTTGCAATTGTATTGTTCTCAATTTCTTCTTACAGTTGCTTGATTCTTAACTTGATTGTTACCTCGATATTTTTGTtctatgaattttgtatttttgttgttatagAATCTGTTAtctacttttttccttttttatttttgcgGTATGGTAGCTTAATAGCTTTTCTTTAGCTAATTGGATGTTAATTGCtgcttaatctttattttttttaacaaagatATTCGTACTACTTACTAATTTACCTTAGCCATGTTTTTCGTTTTTGTTCAATTTGCAGGTTATTAACTTTTGGCAAAGGGGACAATAGTCGACTTCACTAGAAAATCAATTTACATATGCGAAGCAATTCAAGCAGATTAAATTAATCACAATGAACGGTAATCtctgattattttttattgctgAACTTTCTGAATGTTTTCTTGATTCTTATTTCTTAGATAAAAACATGAGTTTTGTCGAACATATCACTTGGTCGATGACTTTTGTAGCCATCCGGGAAGTTCCATAAGATTAACATCATGTTATTTTGATGTGATTCACTATATTTCGGTGGCAATTGATAATCTATTCACATCAATAATTTAGTTTCAAAATAAGAATTGCTCAAGCACAACTACAACCATTCAAGATTTTGGACATTGTTTTGCGCAAAATGTATGTCTATACCACTAGAAATCATTAGTAAATATCGGCTAAGTGgtgtctttttccttttcttacaACAAACACATTGAAAAGAAAGAGCATATGTTTCTTCAACCTTCAGATTAGCCAATTATGTGGGAGGTTTGCAGTTGAATCTTCTCTATGGAGCACCAATTCTTCATATTA comes from Capsicum annuum cultivar UCD-10X-F1 chromosome 2, UCD10Xv1.1, whole genome shotgun sequence and encodes:
- the LOC107861179 gene encoding dof zinc finger protein DOF1.5-like — encoded protein: MAEVQESRISQGIKLFGATIQVQEIKQAKVHQPTNKVDQDHDNNNNNDQEKRPDKIIPCPRCKSMETKFCYFNNYNVNQPRHFCKGCQRYWTAGGALRNVPVGAGRRKAKPPCGPGPHGDMNGLSDGYFFDVTNHHGNNNNIHQLEFDGVVAEEDQWHLFQAAKRRRSTSHTQSC